Proteins from a genomic interval of Streptomyces sp. Tu6071:
- a CDS encoding TetR/AcrR family transcriptional regulator — translation MYDASGRRAAARRTRAAVLGACRELLLTEGYRATTIRAVAARAEVSPEMVYKAYRGKAGLMKALWDTTLAGDDEPVPMSERAALRQVWAEPDAHEKLRGYAAFVCGVHQRTAALFSLLSEAGAEVAEVLAETERERLVGVTAFTGHLAERGLLRAGTDPARAADGVWALTGPHVYDRLTGARQWPASEYRQWLARTLAADLLP, via the coding sequence GTGTACGACGCCAGCGGACGCCGGGCGGCGGCCCGCCGCACGCGCGCCGCCGTCCTGGGCGCCTGCCGGGAACTGCTGCTGACCGAGGGCTACCGGGCGACGACGATCCGCGCGGTGGCGGCGCGCGCCGAGGTCTCGCCCGAGATGGTCTACAAGGCGTACCGCGGCAAGGCCGGGCTGATGAAAGCGCTGTGGGACACCACGCTGGCCGGGGACGACGAGCCCGTGCCGATGTCCGAGCGGGCCGCCCTGCGCCAGGTGTGGGCCGAGCCGGACGCGCACGAGAAGCTGCGCGGGTACGCGGCCTTCGTGTGCGGCGTCCACCAGCGCACCGCCGCGCTGTTCTCGCTGCTGAGCGAGGCCGGTGCCGAGGTGGCAGAGGTGCTGGCGGAGACCGAGCGGGAGCGCCTCGTCGGCGTCACCGCCTTCACCGGGCACCTCGCCGAGCGGGGACTGCTACGGGCGGGAACGGACCCGGCCCGCGCGGCCGACGGGGTCTGGGCACTGACCGGCCCGCACGTCTACGACCGGCTCACCGGCGCCCGGCAGTGGCCCGCCTCCGAGTACCGGCAGTGGCTGGCCCGGACGCTCGCGGCCGACCTCCTCCCCTGA
- a CDS encoding RecQ family ATP-dependent DNA helicase yields the protein MPRAARRPSVRSRLGDAAREVFGWEELRPAQLAAMEAVMAGEDTIVVMPTGAGKSAVYQVPGVLLDGPVLVVSPLIALQRDQVSALGRSAGARASAVNSSQRARENAQTWERVREGALDFLFVSPEQLAKPDVLAMVGGAGPALMVVDEAHCVSSWGHDFRPDYLALGRVRDRIGHPPLLALTASAAPPVRADILRHLRMPGAREIVSGFDRPEIHLEVVRHRDEEAKSRWVVERAAGEAKPGIVYAGTRKETERYAAELSSLGFSGAAYHAGMTGAARSAVHDAFHTGELDVVVATSAFGMGIDKTDVRFVLHASVPGSLDAYYQELGRAGRDGRPARAILGYRSEDLGVQRYRASGHPDEAALAALMDRVRAHTGPVPPTVLREETGLTHSALTSLVHLLSEAGGLLLEEAGIRAVPGARRDTCAREAVRLAEARTRLERSRVEMMRGYAESEGCRRRALLGYFGEDLPAGECAGCDNCEASEHADGARGPAVLAGTGGSTAPSAAIPTAPEFPPGTRVSHRAWGEGEVMSGEADRLTVLFTEAGYRTLSLDAVREQSLLTPLVGA from the coding sequence ATGCCCCGCGCCGCCCGCCGCCCCTCCGTCCGCTCACGCCTGGGCGACGCCGCCCGCGAGGTCTTCGGCTGGGAGGAACTGCGGCCCGCGCAACTCGCCGCCATGGAGGCCGTGATGGCGGGCGAGGACACGATCGTCGTGATGCCGACCGGCGCCGGGAAATCCGCGGTCTACCAGGTCCCCGGTGTCCTCCTGGACGGCCCCGTGCTCGTCGTCAGCCCCCTCATCGCGCTCCAGCGCGACCAGGTCTCGGCCCTCGGCCGCAGCGCCGGGGCCCGCGCCTCGGCCGTCAACTCCTCGCAGCGGGCGCGCGAGAACGCCCAGACTTGGGAGCGGGTGCGCGAGGGCGCGCTCGACTTCCTCTTCGTCTCGCCCGAACAACTCGCCAAGCCCGACGTGCTCGCCATGGTCGGCGGCGCCGGGCCCGCCCTCATGGTCGTGGACGAGGCGCACTGCGTGTCCAGTTGGGGTCACGACTTCCGCCCCGACTACCTCGCGCTCGGCCGTGTCCGCGACCGGATCGGCCACCCGCCGCTCCTCGCCCTCACCGCGAGCGCCGCGCCGCCCGTCCGGGCCGACATCCTGCGCCACCTCCGTATGCCCGGCGCCCGCGAGATCGTGTCCGGCTTCGACCGCCCCGAGATCCACCTCGAAGTGGTCCGGCACCGGGACGAGGAGGCCAAGTCCCGCTGGGTCGTCGAGCGCGCGGCCGGCGAGGCGAAGCCCGGCATCGTCTACGCCGGAACCCGCAAGGAGACCGAGCGGTACGCGGCGGAACTCTCCTCGCTCGGCTTCTCCGGCGCCGCCTACCACGCGGGGATGACCGGAGCGGCCCGCTCCGCCGTCCACGACGCCTTCCACACGGGCGAACTCGACGTCGTCGTGGCGACCTCGGCCTTCGGCATGGGCATCGACAAGACCGACGTGCGCTTCGTACTGCACGCCTCCGTGCCCGGCTCGCTCGACGCGTACTACCAGGAACTCGGCCGCGCGGGCCGCGACGGGCGCCCCGCCCGCGCGATCCTCGGCTACCGCTCCGAGGACCTCGGCGTCCAGCGCTACCGCGCCTCCGGCCACCCCGACGAGGCCGCGCTCGCCGCGCTCATGGACCGGGTGCGCGCGCACACGGGCCCGGTACCGCCCACGGTGCTGCGGGAGGAGACCGGGCTGACCCACTCCGCGCTCACCTCCCTGGTCCACCTGCTCTCCGAGGCCGGGGGACTCCTCCTGGAGGAGGCGGGGATACGCGCGGTGCCCGGCGCGCGCAGGGACACCTGCGCGCGGGAGGCGGTACGCCTCGCCGAGGCCCGCACCCGCCTGGAGCGCAGCCGCGTGGAGATGATGCGCGGCTACGCGGAGAGCGAGGGCTGCCGTCGCCGCGCGCTGCTCGGCTACTTCGGCGAGGACCTCCCGGCGGGGGAGTGCGCGGGCTGCGACAACTGCGAGGCGAGCGAGCACGCGGACGGGGCGCGCGGTCCCGCCGTGCTCGCCGGGACCGGCGGCTCCACCGCACCCTCGGCCGCGATCCCCACCGCCCCCGAGTTCCCGCCCGGCACCCGGGTCAGCCACCGCGCCTGGGGCGAGGGCGAGGTCATGAGCGGCGAGGCGGACCGCCTCACGGTGCTCTTCACCGAGGCGGGCTACCGGACCCTCTCCCTCGACGCCGTACGCGAACAGTCGCTCCTGACCCCGCTCGTCGGGGCCTGA
- a CDS encoding YdcF family protein: protein MLAYAPAAVTFLVFCVGVLRDRRRFSNAVLLGLSLVFALAAWCFTLIREDTLAGRDVAVAGVVVGALCVLVPVPFLLANGVTMVRREGRGPANLLSLLAGLGLLALAALLVTAFVLHARTLLVLAGTITAIAGYFGFLFACMLAYAFLYGHVRVRRRTDYVVVLGAGLLGGERVSPLLAARLDRGLSAHRKLTKRGREPLLLLSGGKGGDEALPEAEAMARYVREKGFPERLLVREEHSATTGENLRNSHALMAKARPGYRCVVVTSNYHVFRTAVTARRVGVRGHVVGAPTAPYFWPSATIREFVALLVDYRRTNAALCLLLVLGGALVWWLSR from the coding sequence ATGTTGGCCTACGCCCCCGCGGCCGTGACGTTCCTCGTGTTCTGCGTGGGGGTGCTCAGGGACCGGCGCCGCTTCAGCAACGCCGTCCTCCTCGGCCTGTCCCTCGTCTTCGCCCTCGCCGCCTGGTGCTTCACGCTCATACGCGAGGACACCCTCGCCGGGCGGGACGTGGCGGTGGCGGGCGTCGTCGTCGGCGCGCTGTGCGTCCTCGTACCGGTTCCTTTCCTCCTCGCCAACGGCGTCACGATGGTCCGCAGGGAAGGCCGAGGGCCCGCCAACCTGCTCTCGCTCCTCGCCGGGCTCGGGCTGCTCGCGCTCGCCGCGCTGCTCGTCACCGCCTTCGTCCTGCACGCCCGCACCCTGCTCGTGCTCGCCGGCACGATCACCGCGATCGCCGGGTACTTCGGCTTCCTCTTCGCCTGCATGCTCGCCTACGCCTTCCTCTACGGGCACGTCCGCGTCCGCCGGAGGACCGACTACGTCGTGGTGCTCGGCGCGGGACTGCTCGGCGGCGAACGCGTCTCGCCGCTGCTCGCCGCCCGGCTCGACCGGGGACTCTCCGCGCACCGCAAGCTCACGAAGCGGGGGCGCGAGCCGCTCCTGCTCCTCTCCGGCGGCAAGGGCGGCGACGAGGCGCTCCCCGAGGCGGAGGCGATGGCGCGGTACGTCCGGGAGAAGGGTTTCCCCGAGCGGCTCCTCGTGCGCGAGGAGCACTCCGCGACGACCGGCGAGAACCTGCGCAACAGTCACGCGCTCATGGCGAAGGCGAGGCCCGGCTACCGGTGCGTCGTCGTGACGAGCAACTACCACGTCTTCCGCACCGCCGTCACCGCCCGCCGCGTCGGCGTCCGCGGCCACGTCGTCGGGGCGCCCACGGCCCCGTACTTCTGGCCCAGCGCCACGATCCGCGAGTTCGTCGCCCTCCTCGTCGACTACCGCCGCACGAACGCCGCCCTGTGCCTCCTCCTCGTCCTCGGCGGGGCGCTCGTGTGGTGGCTGAGCCGGTAG
- a CDS encoding catalase, whose amino-acid sequence MSDIPATTTDSGAPVESDEHSLTVGAGGPLLLQDGYLIEQMAQFNRERIPERQPHAKGSGAFGHFEVTGDVTAYTKAEVFRPGTRTELLARFSTVAGERGSPDTWRDPRGFALKFYTSQGNYDLVGNNTPVFFIKDPMKFQHFIRSQKRRADNNLRDHDMQWDFWTLSPESAHQVAWLMGDRGIPRTWRHMNGYGSHTYQWSNASGERFWVKYHFKTDQGLEHFTQDEADQMASADTDYHTRDLFEHIRDGEFPSWTLYVQVMPYADAEGYRFNPFDLTKVWSHGDYPLIEVGRMTLDRNPTDHHAEIEQAAFQPNNFVPGIGPSPDRMLLGRLFSYADAHRYRIGANYQQLPVNAPVVPVHSYAKDGQMAFRKTTDPVYAPNSKGGPAADTERFGTPPSWHADGEITRVGYVSHPEDDDWGQAHTLVREVMDEAARERLVENVVGHLLNGVTEPVLERAFAYWRHIDEETGTRIEKGVRAKAAERDPKADKQANPARESMQHKA is encoded by the coding sequence ATGTCCGACATCCCGGCGACCACCACGGACTCGGGGGCGCCCGTCGAGAGCGACGAGCACTCCCTCACCGTGGGAGCGGGCGGGCCGCTGCTGCTTCAGGACGGGTATCTCATCGAGCAGATGGCCCAGTTCAACCGGGAGCGCATCCCGGAGCGGCAGCCGCACGCCAAGGGCAGCGGCGCCTTCGGCCACTTCGAGGTGACCGGGGACGTGACGGCGTACACGAAGGCGGAGGTGTTCCGGCCCGGCACCCGTACCGAACTGCTCGCCCGGTTCTCGACCGTGGCGGGGGAGCGGGGGAGCCCGGACACGTGGCGCGACCCGCGCGGTTTCGCCCTGAAGTTCTACACCTCGCAGGGCAACTACGACCTCGTCGGCAACAACACCCCGGTCTTCTTCATCAAGGACCCGATGAAGTTCCAGCACTTCATCCGCTCCCAGAAGCGCCGCGCGGACAACAACCTCCGCGACCACGACATGCAGTGGGACTTCTGGACGCTCTCGCCCGAGTCCGCCCACCAGGTGGCCTGGCTCATGGGCGACCGGGGCATCCCGCGCACGTGGCGGCACATGAACGGCTACGGATCGCACACCTACCAGTGGAGCAACGCGAGCGGCGAGCGGTTCTGGGTCAAGTACCACTTCAAGACCGACCAGGGCCTGGAGCACTTCACCCAGGACGAGGCCGACCAGATGGCCTCGGCGGACACCGACTACCACACGCGGGACCTCTTCGAGCACATCAGGGACGGCGAGTTCCCGAGCTGGACGCTGTACGTGCAGGTCATGCCGTACGCGGATGCCGAGGGCTACCGCTTCAACCCCTTCGACCTCACGAAGGTGTGGTCGCACGGCGACTACCCGCTCATCGAGGTCGGCCGCATGACACTCGACCGCAACCCCACCGACCACCACGCCGAGATCGAGCAGGCGGCCTTCCAGCCGAACAACTTCGTGCCCGGCATCGGTCCGAGCCCGGACCGGATGCTCCTGGGCCGCCTCTTCTCCTACGCGGACGCCCACCGCTACCGCATCGGCGCCAACTACCAGCAGCTCCCCGTCAACGCCCCGGTCGTCCCCGTCCATTCGTATGCGAAGGACGGCCAGATGGCCTTCCGCAAGACGACGGACCCGGTCTACGCGCCCAACTCCAAGGGCGGCCCGGCGGCCGACACCGAGCGCTTCGGCACCCCGCCGAGCTGGCACGCCGACGGCGAGATCACCCGCGTCGGCTACGTGAGCCACCCCGAGGACGACGACTGGGGACAGGCACACACGCTGGTACGGGAGGTCATGGACGAGGCCGCGCGCGAGCGCCTCGTGGAGAACGTCGTCGGCCACCTGCTCAACGGCGTGACGGAACCCGTCCTGGAGCGTGCCTTCGCCTACTGGCGGCACATCGACGAGGAGACCGGCACCCGCATCGAGAAGGGCGTGCGCGCGAAGGCCGCGGAGCGCGACCCGAAGGCGGACAAGCAGGCGAACCCCGCCCGGGAGTCCATGCAGCACAAGGCATGA
- a CDS encoding phosphatase PAP2 family protein, which translates to MPLLRRLADRYRRPADRRFGVRLLGAAAVTALGAVPFGLLVVLVETKWQPLHRVDAGAAGRLNRVALDHPAWTSTLRLLSDHVWDPVTLRLAVAALTCWLLYRRAWRLAAWSGVTAVAGGLVGLLVKLAVERARPAFQDPVAHAPGYSFPSGHAMTATTSFAVLVLVLLPFVPRAWRPVCWAVGIVSVVGVCFTRVALGVHWFSDVVGGCLLGLVVVAATAWAFRSWRTDTGHAGEALADGLEPEITDAHPEPDPHESRPARG; encoded by the coding sequence GTGCCCCTGCTGCGCCGCCTCGCCGACCGCTACCGGCGGCCCGCCGACCGCAGGTTCGGTGTCCGGCTGCTCGGTGCCGCCGCCGTCACCGCGCTCGGCGCCGTGCCCTTCGGGCTGCTCGTGGTGCTCGTGGAGACCAAGTGGCAGCCGCTGCACCGGGTCGACGCGGGCGCGGCGGGGCGGCTCAACCGGGTCGCGCTCGACCACCCGGCGTGGACCTCGACGCTGCGCCTCCTGTCGGACCACGTGTGGGACCCGGTGACGCTGCGTCTCGCCGTCGCCGCGCTCACCTGCTGGCTGCTGTACCGGCGCGCCTGGCGGCTCGCCGCCTGGTCAGGGGTCACGGCGGTCGCCGGGGGGCTCGTGGGACTGCTCGTGAAGCTCGCCGTGGAGCGGGCCCGCCCCGCCTTCCAGGACCCGGTGGCGCACGCGCCCGGCTACTCCTTCCCCTCCGGCCACGCGATGACGGCCACGACGTCCTTCGCCGTCCTCGTCCTCGTCCTGCTGCCCTTCGTGCCGCGGGCCTGGCGACCCGTGTGCTGGGCGGTCGGCATCGTCTCCGTCGTCGGCGTGTGCTTCACGCGCGTCGCGCTCGGCGTGCACTGGTTCAGCGACGTCGTCGGCGGCTGCCTGCTCGGCCTCGTGGTCGTCGCGGCGACCGCCTGGGCCTTCCGGAGCTGGCGCACCGACACCGGGCACGCCGGGGAGGCGCTCGCGGACGGCCTGGAACCCGAGATCACCGACGCGCACCCGGAGCCGGACCCGCACGAGAGCAGGCCGGCGAGGGGCTGA
- a CDS encoding YihY/virulence factor BrkB family protein yields MGTVSKVPVTRDMTGEELSADEALAALRRYGRWQLVRDSFVRFRYADGFTNARALALQTVLAVIPLVIAFVGLSTSLHTEDLGRLAQLTIHSVAAGPSTEVVDEALERGEYAAGDGDEIALWFGAIFSLVNVTTAMCQIERGANRIYGNERDRPFHLKYGRGLVMALTAGIPLGLGFVVMIAGGDLAGAATTVYGLGDHARTVWEYARWPVGLLLALIAASVVFRSAPRRKQPGYTWLAFGAGVYLSLWTLLTWLLSLYLRLSGSFDTVYGPLSAFMSLLLWAYLTSVALFLGLSFAAQLEASRAHVPGPVQPDPGV; encoded by the coding sequence ATGGGCACCGTCTCGAAGGTCCCGGTGACCCGGGACATGACCGGTGAGGAGCTGTCCGCCGACGAGGCGCTGGCCGCGCTGCGCCGCTACGGCCGCTGGCAGCTCGTCCGGGACTCCTTCGTCCGCTTCCGGTACGCGGACGGCTTCACCAACGCGCGCGCCCTCGCGCTCCAGACCGTGCTCGCCGTCATCCCGCTCGTCATCGCCTTCGTCGGCCTCTCCACGTCGCTGCACACCGAGGACCTGGGGCGCCTCGCGCAGCTCACGATCCACAGCGTCGCCGCCGGGCCCAGCACGGAGGTCGTCGACGAGGCCCTGGAACGCGGCGAGTACGCGGCCGGCGACGGCGACGAGATCGCCCTGTGGTTCGGCGCGATCTTCTCGCTCGTCAACGTCACGACCGCGATGTGCCAGATCGAGCGCGGCGCCAACCGCATCTACGGCAACGAGCGCGACCGCCCCTTCCACCTCAAGTACGGGCGCGGCCTCGTCATGGCGCTCACCGCGGGCATCCCGCTCGGTCTCGGCTTCGTCGTCATGATCGCGGGCGGCGACCTCGCGGGCGCCGCGACCACCGTCTACGGGCTCGGCGACCACGCCCGCACGGTGTGGGAGTACGCGCGCTGGCCCGTCGGGCTGCTGCTCGCGCTCATCGCCGCGAGCGTCGTCTTCCGCAGCGCCCCGCGTCGCAAGCAACCCGGCTACACGTGGCTCGCGTTCGGAGCCGGCGTGTACCTGAGCCTGTGGACGCTGCTGACCTGGCTGCTGAGCCTGTACCTGCGCCTGAGCGGTTCCTTCGACACCGTGTACGGACCGCTCAGCGCCTTCATGTCGCTGCTGCTGTGGGCGTACCTCACCTCGGTGGCCCTCTTCCTCGGGCTCTCCTTCGCCGCCCAGCTCGAGGCATCCCGCGCCCACGTGCCCGGGCCCGTGCAACCCGACCCCGGAGTGTGA
- a CDS encoding diacylglycerol kinase family protein — protein sequence MTLPRGSAGAVGRIAVLTATQAGLLVGAGLLITGPAKHVWPMTAEDGIDEGLEGIRTGTLTTLSSVASEGGNTLTVIIGTLIVCLGLLLIPRLPRWRQAVFLAVAVSTQALVFLVITLSVDRQRPEVHRLDASPPTSSYTSGHTGAATALYTGLAVLVLTRMRSPWRKALAGLLMLLPLVVAMARLYRGMHHPTDVVGGLVNGAISVAVAARLLLVDATVTAEPHATTDDPAGGPAPAATETPALARGTVFVVHNPSVTGAGARAELRALLGRHGWDDVVFLETTPEDPGPGQAREAVRGGAALVVVCGGDGTVRAVAGELADTGVPLALVPSGTGNLLARNLGLPLDPAKALEAALTGRARRIDLGRVEGDGLPATAFAVMAGAGLDAAVMERTGDRAKSALGWPAYVLAGMEEIGNGPAEVTLRLDDGPALRREARMVLVANVGTLQGGVRLVPRASADDGHLDLLVLDPRGAGGWLRALRALLSHKDGTAAGQDLPPVEYFRFRHAELTFATPQPREYDGESAPHGTRLTVSVLPGALTVLVPREEGAAPDARAAARVVNE from the coding sequence ATGACTCTGCCGCGCGGCAGCGCCGGAGCCGTCGGCCGTATCGCCGTGCTGACGGCCACCCAGGCCGGGCTGCTCGTCGGCGCCGGGCTGCTCATCACAGGACCGGCGAAGCACGTGTGGCCGATGACCGCCGAGGACGGGATCGACGAGGGGCTGGAGGGGATACGCACCGGCACCCTCACCACCCTCTCCTCCGTCGCCTCGGAGGGCGGCAACACCCTCACCGTGATCATCGGCACGCTGATCGTGTGCCTGGGACTGCTGCTGATACCCCGGCTGCCGCGGTGGCGCCAGGCCGTCTTCCTCGCCGTCGCCGTCTCCACCCAGGCGCTCGTCTTCCTCGTCATCACGCTCTCCGTGGACCGCCAACGGCCCGAGGTGCACCGCCTCGACGCCTCGCCGCCCACGTCCTCCTACACCTCCGGGCACACCGGAGCGGCCACCGCCCTCTACACCGGGCTCGCCGTCCTCGTCCTGACCCGGATGCGCTCCCCGTGGCGCAAGGCGCTCGCCGGTCTCCTGATGCTGCTGCCGCTCGTCGTGGCCATGGCCCGTCTCTACCGCGGGATGCACCATCCGACCGACGTCGTCGGCGGGCTCGTCAACGGCGCGATCTCCGTCGCCGTCGCCGCCCGGCTCCTGCTCGTGGACGCCACCGTGACCGCCGAGCCGCACGCCACGACCGACGACCCTGCGGGGGGCCCCGCCCCCGCCGCCACGGAGACGCCCGCCCTCGCCCGGGGCACGGTCTTCGTCGTCCACAACCCCTCCGTGACCGGCGCGGGCGCCCGCGCCGAACTGCGCGCGCTGCTCGGGCGGCACGGCTGGGACGACGTCGTGTTCCTGGAGACGACCCCCGAGGACCCGGGCCCCGGCCAGGCGCGCGAGGCGGTGCGCGGGGGAGCGGCGCTCGTCGTCGTGTGCGGCGGCGACGGGACCGTACGGGCCGTCGCCGGGGAACTCGCCGACACCGGCGTGCCCCTCGCCCTCGTGCCCAGCGGCACGGGCAACCTCCTCGCCCGCAACCTCGGCCTGCCCCTCGACCCGGCGAAGGCGCTCGAGGCCGCCCTCACCGGGCGCGCCCGGCGCATCGACCTCGGCCGCGTCGAGGGCGACGGGCTGCCCGCCACCGCCTTCGCCGTCATGGCCGGCGCCGGGCTCGACGCGGCCGTCATGGAACGCACCGGGGACCGCGCCAAGTCCGCCCTCGGCTGGCCCGCGTACGTCCTCGCCGGGATGGAGGAGATCGGCAACGGCCCCGCCGAGGTGACGCTGCGCCTGGACGACGGCCCCGCGCTGCGCCGCGAGGCCCGCATGGTCCTCGTCGCCAACGTCGGCACCCTCCAGGGCGGCGTCCGGCTCGTCCCGCGGGCCAGTGCCGACGACGGCCACCTCGACCTGCTGGTCCTCGACCCGCGCGGCGCCGGCGGCTGGCTGCGCGCCCTGCGGGCCCTGCTGAGCCACAAGGACGGCACCGCGGCCGGGCAGGACCTCCCGCCCGTCGAGTACTTCCGCTTCCGGCACGCCGAACTCACCTTCGCCACCCCGCAGCCGCGCGAGTACGACGGCGAGAGCGCCCCGCACGGCACCCGGCTCACGGTCTCCGTGCTCCCCGGCGCGCTCACCGTCCTCGTCCCGCGCGAGGAAGGCGCCGCGCCGGACGCGCGCGCGGCGGCGCGGGTGGTGAACGAGTAG
- a CDS encoding class F sortase, whose amino-acid sequence MLTALGCALLAAGAVALGTGLADQDQDPAPPGIAAHPSPGSPSPGTPSATPSPGTAATAPPPVLPAARPTRLTIPSLKVSTSLERLRLDEHKALTPPRDPDEAGWYAQGAAPGARGPAVIAGHVTWNGAKAVFFDLARLRPGARVEVRRSDGTTAVFRVTRLTQYAKDRFPSLEVYGNTPGAELRLITCGGEYSGSAHHYSDNVVVYAKLLDDADAT is encoded by the coding sequence GTGCTCACCGCTCTCGGGTGCGCCCTCCTCGCCGCCGGGGCGGTGGCCCTCGGTACGGGCCTGGCGGACCAGGACCAGGACCCGGCCCCGCCCGGCATCGCGGCGCACCCCTCCCCCGGCAGCCCGTCCCCCGGCACCCCTTCCGCCACCCCGTCGCCCGGCACCGCGGCCACCGCCCCGCCCCCCGTCCTGCCCGCCGCGAGGCCGACCCGCCTGACCATCCCCTCCCTGAAGGTCTCCACCTCCCTCGAACGGCTCCGTCTGGACGAGCACAAGGCCCTCACGCCGCCCCGCGACCCGGACGAGGCGGGCTGGTACGCACAGGGCGCGGCCCCCGGCGCACGCGGCCCCGCCGTGATCGCCGGCCACGTCACCTGGAACGGCGCGAAGGCCGTCTTCTTCGACCTGGCCCGCCTGCGCCCCGGCGCGCGCGTCGAGGTCCGCCGTTCCGACGGCACCACGGCCGTCTTCCGGGTCACCCGCCTCACCCAGTACGCGAAGGACCGCTTCCCGAGCCTGGAGGTCTACGGCAACACCCCGGGCGCCGAACTGCGCCTCATCACCTGCGGAGGCGAGTACAGCGGCAGCGCCCACCACTACAGCGACAACGTCGTGGTCTACGCGAAGCTGCTCGACGATGCCGATGCGACGTGA